A genomic stretch from Desulfovibrio sp. TomC includes:
- a CDS encoding methyl-accepting chemotaxis protein translates to MTATASGSGVVLALLRRFSLSWRFVLLLVLFTAFAAGMVLAFSTELHRLEEHTVQSAQTLMLDGERLKLAVASNAMAEAIAAAIKTETSAEKRLETIRAMVDTFRFEDDKSGYFFVYKDTVNVALPPNKANQGKDLGDLKDKNNVYFVRELHQKAKAGGGFIEYIFPKPGQGDQPKLAYAAMIPGTDLWIGTGIYIDNVDRAKAAIRADNEARINSALTTIVGSVAVGLVVLIGVCAVIMVSVTRPIRQTTEAAMLCAAGDLSVRLDAVGNDEAARMQAALNTMVATLRTNMDDITAKTAEAEDKAQAAVAATRLAEEATQKAERAKAEGLIQAADRLGGVVAVVGTASAELSDRIAESSQGAEDQSRRMTETATAMEEMNATVLEVAKNASNAAGTTDAAKAKAVEGAEVVTQVVTAIGMVQEQATGLKADMDTLGRQAQDIGAVMNVISDIADQTNLLALNAAIEAARAGDAGRGFAVVADEVRKLAEKTMTATKEVGDAIRGIQAGASRNVGNVDAAAGAVTRANALAAQAGEALAQIVGLVENASDQVRSIATAAEEQSATSDEINRAVDAVSAISESNARAMAEASRTVAELARQSQELAALMEELEAEGRGGSKPKALV, encoded by the coding sequence GTGACTGCGACTGCATCCGGTTCCGGCGTTGTCCTTGCTCTCCTGCGACGTTTTTCCCTGTCCTGGCGCTTCGTTCTTCTGTTGGTCCTGTTCACGGCGTTTGCTGCCGGCATGGTCCTGGCCTTTTCCACGGAACTGCATCGGTTGGAAGAGCATACGGTGCAATCGGCCCAGACGCTCATGCTTGACGGAGAGCGCCTCAAACTCGCCGTGGCCTCCAATGCCATGGCCGAGGCCATCGCTGCGGCCATCAAAACCGAGACGTCAGCCGAAAAACGCCTGGAAACCATCCGGGCCATGGTGGACACCTTCCGCTTTGAAGACGACAAATCCGGCTACTTCTTTGTCTACAAGGACACGGTCAACGTCGCCCTGCCGCCCAACAAGGCCAACCAGGGCAAGGACCTGGGAGATCTCAAAGACAAAAACAACGTGTACTTCGTGCGGGAACTCCACCAGAAAGCCAAGGCCGGCGGCGGCTTTATCGAGTATATCTTCCCCAAGCCCGGCCAGGGCGACCAGCCCAAGCTGGCCTACGCCGCCATGATTCCGGGCACGGACCTGTGGATTGGCACCGGCATCTATATCGACAACGTGGACCGGGCCAAGGCCGCCATCCGGGCCGACAACGAGGCCCGCATCAACTCGGCCCTGACCACCATCGTCGGCAGCGTGGCCGTGGGACTGGTTGTTCTGATCGGGGTCTGCGCTGTGATCATGGTCTCGGTGACCCGCCCCATCCGGCAGACCACCGAGGCGGCCATGCTCTGCGCCGCCGGCGACCTGTCCGTGCGCCTGGACGCCGTCGGCAACGACGAAGCCGCCCGGATGCAGGCGGCGCTCAATACCATGGTGGCCACCCTGCGCACCAACATGGACGACATTACGGCCAAGACAGCCGAGGCCGAAGACAAGGCCCAGGCCGCTGTCGCAGCCACCCGGCTGGCCGAGGAAGCCACCCAGAAGGCCGAACGGGCCAAGGCCGAAGGCCTGATCCAGGCAGCGGATCGCCTGGGCGGGGTGGTGGCCGTGGTGGGAACGGCCTCGGCGGAACTGTCGGACCGCATCGCCGAGTCGAGCCAGGGAGCCGAGGATCAGTCCCGGCGCATGACCGAGACGGCCACGGCCATGGAAGAGATGAACGCCACCGTCCTTGAAGTGGCCAAAAACGCTTCCAACGCCGCCGGCACCACCGACGCGGCCAAAGCCAAGGCCGTGGAAGGGGCCGAAGTGGTGACCCAGGTGGTGACGGCCATTGGCATGGTCCAAGAACAGGCCACGGGACTCAAGGCGGACATGGACACGCTTGGCCGCCAGGCCCAGGACATCGGCGCGGTCATGAACGTCATTTCCGACATCGCCGACCAGACCAATCTGCTGGCCTTAAACGCCGCCATCGAGGCGGCCCGGGCCGGGGACGCCGGCCGGGGCTTTGCCGTCGTGGCCGATGAGGTGCGAAAGCTGGCCGAAAAAACCATGACCGCCACCAAGGAAGTGGGCGACGCCATCCGGGGCATCCAGGCCGGGGCCAGTCGCAATGTGGGCAACGTGGACGCCGCAGCCGGGGCGGTCACCCGGGCAAACGCCCTGGCGGCCCAGGCCGGCGAAGCCCTGGCCCAGATCGTGGGGTTGGTGGAAAACGCCTCGGATCAGGTGCGCTCCATCGCCACGGCCGCCGAGGAACAATCGGCCACCAGCGACGAGATCAACCGGGCTGTGGACGCGGTCAGCGCCATCTCCGAATCCAATGCCCGGGCCATGGCCGAGGCCTCCCGGACCGTGGCCGAATTGGCCCGGCAATCCCAGGAACTGGCCGCGCTCATGGAAGAACTGGAAGCCGAAGGCCGGGGCGGCAGCAAGCCAAAGGCCCTGGTCTAG
- a CDS encoding ATP-binding protein, whose amino-acid sequence MKDPAPDAPTTALRRKAESLIAQSPEEELGQLSVADLARIIHELRVNQIELELQNDELRRTQAELAETRDRYANLFDFAPAGYFTLDLRGVILAANLKGSTMLGIPRNELLGKPFVVRVARSDQAAFHTALRRTQETGRPQTLEVRLTRRDGSRLSAELTVEPWSDPGQGQTETTLRMMATDVTTRCEADDAMRQASLILEASPAYLIRYPVIDGEPGPVSFVSSNITRFGFSREALLSGALSPKNLIHPDDRQRVETTMGEYAASGRDAFALDYRLLTQSGQTRHVTNRIQFTRDAAGQVAAVQGLVLDVTESVQSRRDLDMVLDSAPIPIVKVRLAENGDRILEYQNPAAERLFGPKARGASCKDYLCNKDSCPVVAAASGIVRERECAIKTLNGERIMYKTARRLPGTTSIIEAMVDVTELMRTRERLTRAMEAAETANRTKSQFLATMSHEIRTPMNGIMGMIELAMSTELTPEQRDYLDLARQSAVNLLEIINDILDFSRIEAGRMELGRTQFALRDTMGVCARLYSGLAARHDNTLEVVVSPDVPEILIGDPGRLAQIVANLVSNGLKFTKNGTVRVLVQPAPAIHCPVSDPKTPSMTLLFSVADDGIGIPREKHARIFEYFTQLDASLNRGAGGTGLGLSISSNLVNLMGGRLWVESEPDLGSTFFFTAVFEIPPAQPAPAQKTPAKSLGTKTTTPMSILLVEDNLINQLVAKRLLERRGHTVTAVDSGQAALDLLSTTPFHCVLMDVEMPGLSGPETLRRLRNVETFGEAAQTAVIALTAHAIKGYREQMLEAGFDDYVPKPIDMNELDAALERIAAR is encoded by the coding sequence ATGAAAGATCCCGCACCCGATGCGCCGACCACCGCCCTGCGCCGTAAGGCCGAATCCCTGATCGCCCAGTCGCCAGAGGAGGAACTGGGACAGTTGTCTGTCGCGGACTTGGCCCGGATCATCCATGAACTCCGGGTCAACCAGATCGAGCTGGAACTGCAAAACGACGAATTGCGCCGCACCCAGGCCGAACTGGCCGAGACCCGCGACCGGTATGCCAATCTCTTCGATTTCGCCCCGGCCGGCTACTTCACGCTGGACCTGCGGGGCGTGATCCTCGCGGCCAACCTCAAGGGTTCGACCATGCTCGGCATTCCCCGAAACGAGCTGCTTGGCAAACCCTTTGTGGTGCGCGTGGCCCGCTCGGATCAGGCGGCCTTTCATACCGCTTTGCGTCGTACCCAGGAAACCGGCCGGCCCCAGACCTTGGAAGTACGCCTGACCCGGCGTGACGGCAGCCGTTTGAGCGCCGAGTTGACGGTCGAGCCGTGGTCCGATCCCGGCCAGGGCCAAACAGAAACGACCCTTCGCATGATGGCTACCGACGTCACCACCCGCTGTGAAGCAGACGACGCCATGCGTCAGGCCAGCCTCATCCTGGAGGCCAGCCCGGCCTATCTCATCCGCTATCCCGTCATCGACGGCGAACCCGGACCGGTGTCCTTTGTCTCGTCAAACATCACGCGGTTCGGCTTTTCCCGCGAGGCCCTGCTCTCCGGAGCTCTTTCCCCCAAGAATCTGATCCACCCCGACGACCGGCAGCGGGTCGAGACGACCATGGGCGAATACGCCGCCTCCGGCCGCGACGCCTTTGCCCTGGACTACCGCCTCCTGACCCAAAGCGGCCAGACCCGCCACGTGACCAACCGCATCCAGTTCACCCGCGATGCCGCCGGCCAGGTCGCCGCCGTCCAGGGACTGGTCCTCGACGTCACCGAGAGCGTCCAGAGCCGACGCGACCTGGACATGGTGCTGGACAGCGCCCCCATCCCCATCGTCAAGGTGCGGCTGGCCGAAAACGGCGACCGCATCCTCGAATACCAGAATCCGGCGGCCGAACGCCTCTTTGGTCCCAAGGCCCGGGGAGCGTCCTGCAAGGACTATCTCTGCAACAAGGACTCCTGCCCGGTCGTGGCCGCCGCCTCAGGCATCGTGCGCGAACGGGAATGCGCCATAAAGACCTTAAACGGCGAACGGATCATGTACAAGACTGCCCGGCGCCTGCCCGGCACGACCAGCATCATCGAGGCCATGGTCGATGTGACCGAGCTTATGCGCACCCGCGAGCGCCTCACCCGGGCCATGGAGGCGGCGGAAACCGCCAACCGCACCAAATCCCAGTTCCTGGCCACCATGAGCCACGAAATCCGCACCCCCATGAACGGCATCATGGGCATGATCGAACTGGCCATGAGCACTGAGCTGACTCCGGAACAGCGCGACTACCTCGATCTGGCCCGCCAGTCCGCCGTCAACCTGCTGGAAATCATCAATGACATCCTTGACTTTTCGCGGATAGAAGCCGGGCGCATGGAGCTTGGACGCACCCAATTTGCCCTGCGCGACACCATGGGCGTGTGCGCGCGGCTCTATAGCGGCCTGGCCGCCCGCCACGACAACACCCTGGAAGTTGTCGTATCCCCGGACGTCCCCGAGATCCTTATCGGCGACCCCGGGCGGCTGGCCCAGATCGTAGCCAACCTTGTTTCCAACGGACTCAAATTTACCAAGAACGGGACGGTGCGGGTACTCGTCCAACCGGCTCCGGCCATTCACTGCCCCGTGTCCGACCCCAAAACCCCGTCGATGACCCTGCTTTTTTCCGTAGCCGACGACGGCATCGGCATCCCCCGCGAGAAACACGCGCGAATCTTTGAATATTTCACCCAACTCGACGCCAGCCTCAACCGCGGAGCCGGCGGCACCGGCCTTGGGCTGTCCATCAGCAGCAATCTCGTCAACCTCATGGGCGGACGCCTCTGGGTCGAATCCGAACCCGACCTGGGCAGCACCTTCTTTTTTACCGCTGTGTTTGAAATTCCCCCCGCCCAGCCGGCTCCGGCCCAGAAGACGCCGGCCAAGTCGCTGGGCACGAAAACGACGACGCCGATGTCCATTTTGCTGGTGGAGGACAACCTCATCAACCAGCTTGTGGCCAAACGGTTGCTCGAACGGCGCGGCCATACGGTCACCGCCGTCGACTCCGGCCAGGCCGCCCTGGATCTGCTGTCCACGACGCCTTTTCACTGCGTCCTCATGGATGTCGAGATGCCGGGGTTAAGCGGCCCGGAAACGTTGCGCCGTCTGCGCAATGTCGAGACCTTCGGCGAGGCTGCCCAAACGGCAGTGATCGCCCTGACCGCCCATGCCATCAAAGGCTACCGCGAACAAATGCTCGAAGCCGGCTTTGACGACTATGTGCCCAAACCCATCGACATGAACGAACTCGATGCGGCCCTGGAGCGTATTGCCGCCAGATGA
- a CDS encoding sensor histidine kinase: MIPTKLLRSSTLRLSILHMAAFGLSVLVLLWFIYTSTAGFMERQTDETINAEIQGLAEQYSQLGLTGLIRVIKSRVAKDKAGSSVYLLTDWKFNPLAGNLPEWPKFKDTGSGWFDATLEDTENYEPRRVRMRYFLLPGNFHLVVGRDVSERVKVERLIIDSLFWGLLLTVVLSGAGGVLTSRWMLKRIDVITKASREIMNGDLSRRIPTRGAGDEFDRLAENLNAMLDQISRLMEGVKQVSNNIAHDLRGPLNRIRSGLEMSLTGNQSPEGYREVLEHTIAEIDGLLQTFNALLTIAQAESGARRQDFTDIDLTQLAADAGELYEPVAEEAGLAFALALDPGVTVPGNRHLLSQALANLLDNAVKYTPAGGTVSLTLKASPTGAELSVADTGPGIPAEHRELVLERFTRLESSRNTPGSGLGLSLVAAAAGLHQAELRLSDNVPGLRVTLAFPAGRAKN, encoded by the coding sequence GTGATCCCAACTAAACTCCTGCGCTCCTCCACCCTTCGCCTGTCCATCCTGCACATGGCCGCCTTCGGCCTGTCGGTGCTGGTGCTGTTGTGGTTTATTTACACCTCCACGGCCGGCTTCATGGAACGCCAGACCGACGAGACGATCAACGCCGAGATCCAGGGCCTGGCCGAGCAATACAGCCAGCTGGGCCTGACCGGCCTCATCCGGGTCATCAAATCGCGGGTGGCCAAGGACAAGGCCGGATCGAGCGTCTATCTGCTCACCGACTGGAAATTCAATCCCCTGGCCGGCAACCTGCCCGAATGGCCCAAATTCAAGGACACCGGCTCGGGCTGGTTTGACGCCACCCTGGAGGATACGGAAAATTACGAGCCGCGCCGGGTGCGGATGCGCTATTTCCTGTTGCCGGGCAATTTTCATCTGGTGGTCGGACGCGACGTGTCCGAGCGGGTCAAGGTGGAGCGGCTTATTATCGATTCCCTGTTCTGGGGCCTGCTCCTGACCGTTGTCCTGAGCGGGGCCGGCGGCGTGCTGACCAGCCGCTGGATGCTCAAGCGCATTGACGTCATCACCAAGGCCAGCCGCGAGATCATGAACGGCGACTTAAGCCGGCGCATCCCCACCCGGGGGGCCGGCGACGAATTCGACCGGCTGGCCGAGAACTTAAACGCCATGCTCGACCAGATCAGCCGGCTTATGGAAGGCGTCAAACAGGTATCGAACAACATCGCCCACGACCTGCGCGGCCCCTTAAACCGCATCCGCTCGGGCCTGGAGATGTCCTTGACCGGCAACCAGAGTCCCGAGGGCTACCGCGAGGTCCTGGAACACACCATTGCCGAGATTGACGGGCTGCTGCAGACCTTCAATGCCCTGCTCACCATCGCCCAGGCCGAATCCGGGGCGCGCCGCCAGGATTTCACCGACATCGACCTGACCCAGCTGGCCGCCGACGCCGGCGAACTCTACGAGCCGGTGGCCGAGGAAGCGGGCTTGGCCTTCGCCCTGGCCCTGGACCCCGGGGTCACCGTGCCCGGCAACCGCCATCTGCTCTCCCAGGCCCTGGCCAATCTCCTCGACAACGCCGTCAAATATACCCCGGCCGGCGGCACGGTGAGCCTGACCCTCAAGGCCAGCCCGACCGGAGCGGAACTCTCGGTGGCCGACACCGGTCCCGGCATCCCGGCCGAGCACCGCGAACTGGTGCTGGAACGCTTCACCCGCCTGGAATCAAGCCGCAATACGCCGGGCAGCGGGCTTGGGCTGTCGCTGGTGGCGGCGGCGGCCGGACTGCATCAGGCCGAACTTCGCCTGTCCGACAATGTCCCGGGCCTGCGGGTCACCCTGGCCTTCCCGGCCGGCCGGGCCAAAAATTAA
- a CDS encoding response regulator transcription factor, whose amino-acid sequence MRVLIVEDDLDAAAYMVKGLKESGYVVDHVADGREALYRVAAETYDAVVVDRMLPGVDGLTIVKTMRSAGNQTPVLILSALGDVDDRVKGLKAGGDDYLVKPYAFAELLARLEALLRRGRSDAPDTILKVADLEMDLVGRSVRRAGQAIELKPKEFSLLEYLMRHAGHVVTRTMLLENVWDYSFDPQTNVIDVHISRLRHKIDKGHDKPLLSTIRGAGYSLRDPN is encoded by the coding sequence ATGCGAGTGCTCATTGTTGAAGACGACCTGGACGCTGCTGCCTACATGGTCAAAGGCCTCAAGGAATCCGGCTATGTGGTGGACCATGTGGCCGACGGACGCGAGGCCCTGTACCGGGTGGCGGCCGAAACCTACGACGCCGTGGTGGTGGACCGGATGCTGCCCGGCGTTGACGGCCTGACCATTGTCAAAACCATGCGCTCGGCCGGCAACCAGACCCCGGTGCTCATCCTCTCGGCCCTGGGCGACGTGGACGACCGGGTCAAGGGCCTCAAGGCCGGGGGCGACGATTATCTGGTCAAGCCCTACGCCTTTGCCGAACTGCTGGCCCGGCTGGAGGCGCTCCTGCGCCGGGGGCGCTCCGACGCCCCGGACACCATCCTCAAGGTGGCTGATCTGGAAATGGACCTGGTGGGGCGCTCGGTGCGCCGGGCCGGCCAGGCCATCGAACTCAAGCCCAAGGAATTTTCCCTGCTGGAATACCTCATGCGCCATGCCGGCCATGTGGTCACCCGCACCATGTTGCTCGAAAACGTCTGGGACTATTCCTTTGACCCCCAGACCAACGTCATCGACGTCCACATAAGCCGCCTGCGGCACAAGATCGACAAGGGCCACGACAAGCCCCTGCTCTCCACCATTCGCGGCGCCGGGTACAGTCTGCGTGATCCCAACTAA
- a CDS encoding ATP-binding protein — MLHSIKTQLLMGQMTLVALLTLALGGGMFHLAVDILERKELEKVRLLAAGLARETALAVNEGETHLRLMASSSSLDRFEHAHDYHVLQALFDRYRGLFTSLAYVNAQGVREYAATGAGYTDSAKAAPDDSLVTQALAAPGTVVSALRPTGDGRPAWLLLALTREDSFGRPLGVFLGALPVAAIARSVTELRLEHGGYAVLVDGHGMVLSVASPDGRQIQVAEASHGAEPLADGSDAGGQDLFNGEPNLIGAAPLGLHGLSILVVLPRQRVIDAEMNRLRLLAMVVAAIAAFTAVLGALWWTRGITGPLARLAATARAVSGGDLSARAPTTGPSETRELGAAFNAMTEGLAASHQGLTRAKESLERIFSNVNEALWVVDGDGRVSLCNRAGCAMLGYDEHEILGTPAARLFAPDDPLATFLESAPIQNLLAAGGLTGLEKTLYGKGGRTVPVLVSLALLRGPGEDDAGVVCLAMDVTERKRAEDLTRARKAAEAVSRAKTEFLAVLSHELRTPLNIMLGMLEHVQALPLPPKSMAGVGQALKSGQTMLEVIAAMLDYASLEAERVILRRQPFAPGILALDVASRFADTAQAKNVAVTVDLSPLLPAALVGDPTRLCQVLTNLLGNAVRFTMGGEASLYLGGQAVGTTWQFLAIIVDTGMGVTDAKLEYIFEPFTQEDGSSTRRFGGLGLGLAITRRLVALMGGTICMDSRPGQGTAVYVSLPLEMDVASEHVRRPAPVS; from the coding sequence ATGCTGCACTCCATCAAAACCCAACTCCTCATGGGCCAAATGACGTTGGTGGCCCTTTTAACCCTGGCTCTTGGCGGCGGCATGTTCCATCTGGCCGTCGACATCCTGGAACGCAAGGAACTGGAAAAGGTTCGCCTGCTGGCGGCCGGATTGGCGCGGGAAACCGCCCTGGCCGTCAATGAGGGCGAAACGCACCTGCGGCTTATGGCCAGCAGCTCCAGCCTGGACCGCTTCGAGCACGCCCACGACTACCACGTCCTGCAAGCCCTGTTCGACCGCTACCGGGGACTCTTTACTTCCCTGGCCTACGTCAACGCCCAAGGCGTGCGGGAGTATGCCGCAACCGGCGCGGGCTACACCGATTCGGCCAAGGCCGCGCCGGATGATTCCCTGGTCACCCAGGCCCTGGCCGCGCCGGGAACGGTTGTTTCCGCCCTGCGTCCGACCGGCGACGGCCGGCCGGCCTGGCTGCTGTTGGCCCTGACCCGCGAAGACTCCTTCGGCCGGCCCCTGGGGGTGTTCCTGGGCGCCCTGCCCGTGGCGGCCATTGCCCGGTCGGTCACCGAACTACGCCTGGAACATGGCGGTTATGCCGTCCTGGTCGATGGGCACGGCATGGTGCTGTCGGTGGCTTCCCCGGATGGCCGCCAGATCCAGGTCGCCGAAGCGTCTCATGGAGCCGAGCCCCTGGCCGACGGCAGCGACGCCGGCGGCCAGGACCTGTTTAACGGCGAACCGAACCTTATTGGAGCGGCCCCGCTGGGGCTGCATGGCCTATCGATCCTGGTGGTGCTGCCGCGTCAACGGGTTATTGACGCGGAGATGAACCGGTTGCGGCTGCTGGCCATGGTCGTGGCCGCGATAGCGGCTTTTACTGCGGTTCTGGGGGCCTTGTGGTGGACGCGCGGCATTACGGGCCCTCTGGCCCGGCTGGCGGCAACGGCCCGGGCAGTCTCGGGCGGCGACCTGTCGGCCCGCGCTCCGACCACCGGACCGTCGGAGACCCGGGAGCTGGGAGCCGCCTTTAATGCCATGACCGAGGGACTGGCCGCCTCGCACCAAGGCCTCACCCGGGCCAAGGAATCCCTGGAGCGAATTTTCTCCAACGTCAACGAAGCGTTGTGGGTGGTGGACGGGGATGGCCGGGTGTCCCTGTGCAACCGAGCCGGCTGCGCCATGCTGGGCTACGACGAGCATGAAATTCTGGGGACGCCGGCGGCGCGCTTGTTTGCCCCGGATGATCCCCTGGCGACGTTTCTGGAGTCCGCCCCGATCCAGAATCTGCTGGCGGCCGGCGGCCTGACGGGCCTGGAAAAGACCCTGTACGGCAAGGGAGGGCGCACCGTGCCGGTGCTCGTGTCTCTGGCCCTGTTGCGCGGTCCGGGCGAGGACGATGCGGGCGTGGTCTGTCTGGCTATGGACGTCACCGAACGCAAACGGGCCGAGGACCTCACCCGGGCGCGCAAGGCCGCCGAGGCCGTCAGCCGGGCCAAAACCGAATTTCTGGCCGTCCTGTCCCATGAACTGCGCACCCCGCTCAATATCATGCTGGGGATGCTCGAACACGTCCAGGCCCTGCCCCTGCCCCCCAAATCCATGGCCGGCGTGGGGCAAGCCCTCAAATCAGGCCAGACCATGCTTGAGGTCATTGCGGCCATGCTCGATTACGCCAGCCTGGAGGCCGAACGGGTGATCCTGCGCCGCCAGCCGTTTGCCCCGGGAATTTTGGCGCTGGATGTGGCCTCCCGCTTTGCCGATACGGCCCAGGCCAAGAATGTGGCCGTGACCGTTGACCTGTCGCCGCTGTTGCCGGCCGCCCTGGTCGGTGATCCGACGCGCCTTTGCCAGGTGCTGACCAATCTGCTGGGCAATGCCGTGCGCTTCACCATGGGCGGCGAAGCCAGCCTGTACCTGGGCGGTCAGGCGGTGGGCACGACCTGGCAGTTCTTGGCCATTATTGTCGACACCGGCATGGGCGTGACCGACGCCAAACTGGAGTACATCTTCGAGCCGTTCACCCAGGAGGACGGCTCCTCCACCCGCCGCTTCGGCGGCCTGGGCCTCGGTCTGGCCATCACCCGCCGGCTGGTTGCGCTCATGGGCGGGACCATCTGCATGGACAGTCGTCCGGGCCAGGGCACAGCCGTGTACGTAAGCCTGCCCCTGGAGATGGACGTCGCAAGCGAGCACGTCAGACGGCCCGCTCCAGTCTCCTGA
- a CDS encoding ABC transporter substrate-binding protein encodes MLHTTPGPFRRDQGADMDGHGKSIFSRVGVLWSGGFVLAGCLFLLALTAGTALAQKAGPMTFGVLLPATGSLAESGKTSRAALDLAQADINAYLAASGQSGQATFLFENTGSNPEQALEKLKSLAGRGVRVVIGPFSDDEAEACLEFADKNNILLISQGSSGPFLSKKGDNLFRLSPSDTYQAEAVTGLMRQEGATAIVPLWRGDRFGDDMTVHVKARFKQLGGEALPGSRYAADRKDFAPILDDLAKQVAQAQHSGKSPKVAIYFAGGEEIVPILKAVAKRPELAGLSWYGSSATAMLDVIAKDPESAAAAMKTRLSSPRYGEGGANVYGQVERRIQDKTDTFPDTQSVVAYDAAWAAFFTAQWVGGTTDFARFKQGFVTTCERMYGATGWLALNEHGDRREDWDFDFWVLKNDGGKYFWEKSARYQFEPGTAKELFISSGQPK; translated from the coding sequence ATGCTGCACACCACGCCCGGCCCGTTTCGCCGGGACCAAGGAGCCGATATGGATGGTCATGGGAAGAGTATTTTCAGTCGCGTCGGCGTGTTGTGGTCGGGTGGCTTCGTCCTGGCCGGCTGCCTGTTCCTGCTTGCCTTGACGGCGGGGACGGCGCTGGCCCAGAAAGCCGGGCCGATGACCTTTGGCGTGTTGTTGCCGGCGACGGGTTCCCTGGCCGAGTCGGGCAAGACGTCCCGGGCCGCCCTGGATCTGGCCCAGGCCGACATCAATGCCTATCTGGCCGCTTCGGGCCAGAGCGGGCAGGCGACATTTCTTTTTGAGAACACAGGCAGCAATCCCGAGCAGGCCCTGGAAAAATTGAAATCCCTGGCCGGGCGGGGCGTGCGGGTGGTCATCGGCCCCTTCTCCGACGACGAGGCCGAGGCCTGCCTGGAATTTGCCGATAAAAACAATATCCTGCTCATCAGCCAGGGCAGTTCCGGGCCTTTCCTGTCGAAAAAGGGGGACAACCTCTTTCGCCTTTCGCCGTCGGACACCTATCAGGCCGAGGCGGTCACCGGGCTCATGCGTCAGGAAGGGGCCACGGCCATTGTGCCCTTGTGGCGGGGCGACCGGTTTGGCGACGACATGACGGTGCATGTCAAGGCCCGGTTCAAGCAGCTTGGCGGCGAGGCCCTGCCCGGCAGCCGGTATGCGGCCGACCGCAAGGATTTCGCGCCCATCCTGGATGATCTGGCCAAACAGGTGGCCCAGGCCCAGCACAGCGGCAAATCCCCCAAGGTGGCCATCTATTTTGCTGGCGGCGAAGAGATCGTGCCCATTTTAAAGGCGGTGGCCAAGCGGCCCGAGCTGGCCGGGCTTTCTTGGTACGGTTCCAGCGCCACGGCCATGCTCGACGTCATTGCCAAGGACCCGGAGAGTGCGGCGGCGGCCATGAAGACCCGGCTGTCCAGCCCGCGCTACGGCGAGGGCGGGGCCAATGTCTACGGGCAGGTGGAGCGTCGCATCCAGGACAAGACCGACACCTTCCCCGACACCCAGAGCGTTGTGGCTTACGATGCCGCCTGGGCGGCCTTCTTCACGGCCCAGTGGGTCGGCGGGACCACGGATTTCGCCCGGTTCAAACAGGGGTTCGTTACGACCTGCGAGCGCATGTACGGGGCAACGGGCTGGCTGGCCTTAAACGAGCACGGCGATCGCCGTGAGGACTGGGATTTCGATTTCTGGGTGCTCAAAAATGACGGCGGCAAGTATTTCTGGGAAAAATCCGCCCGCTACCAGTTCGAGCCGGGCACGGCCAAGGAACTGTTTATCAGCTCCGGCCAGCCGAAATAG
- a CDS encoding substrate-binding domain-containing protein, whose amino-acid sequence MAAGLFTRLALAAIATALLGLPALAAPILAAAETTTLSIPGTGDSQDLLRILAQRFMRDNPDIQVEVPDSVGTTGGIRSVLAGKAELARTARPLRADEIAEGLTETVFANVPVVFAVHPSVTEVAGLTSDQVLAVFSGNAKDWSALGGPSLPIARVCRETPETARVIINAALPGFDATGCQDQAIAYTTPEAVNLATGHPGTIGYFSLPAIAATPLVPLALNGVVPSLENIGRKAYTLTIPFALVYKPPLSPAAARFLKALGSPDALSLMTRLGCLPVLGKSAAP is encoded by the coding sequence ATGGCTGCAGGCCTTTTCACCCGTCTGGCCCTTGCCGCAATCGCAACCGCCCTGCTCGGCCTGCCGGCCCTGGCCGCCCCGATCCTGGCCGCCGCCGAAACGACCACGCTGTCCATCCCCGGCACCGGTGACAGCCAGGACCTGCTGCGCATCCTGGCCCAACGCTTCATGCGGGACAATCCCGACATCCAGGTGGAAGTGCCCGATTCCGTGGGGACCACCGGCGGCATCCGCTCGGTCCTGGCCGGCAAGGCCGAACTGGCGCGCACGGCCCGGCCCCTTCGCGCCGACGAAATCGCCGAGGGCCTGACCGAAACCGTTTTTGCCAACGTCCCCGTGGTCTTTGCCGTCCACCCCTCGGTGACCGAGGTTGCAGGCCTGACCTCGGACCAGGTGCTGGCCGTTTTCTCCGGCAACGCCAAAGACTGGTCGGCACTCGGCGGCCCATCCCTGCCCATCGCCCGGGTCTGCCGCGAGACGCCGGAAACGGCCCGGGTCATTATTAACGCCGCCCTACCCGGTTTTGACGCCACCGGCTGCCAGGATCAGGCCATTGCCTACACCACGCCCGAAGCGGTCAACCTGGCCACCGGCCATCCCGGGACCATCGGCTACTTCTCCTTGCCGGCCATAGCCGCCACGCCGCTCGTTCCCCTGGCTTTAAACGGCGTGGTCCCCAGCCTGGAAAATATCGGCCGCAAAGCCTACACCCTGACAATTCCCTTCGCCCTGGTCTACAAGCCGCCCCTGTCGCCGGCCGCCGCCCGATTTCTCAAGGCCCTGGGCAGCCCGGACGCCTTGTCCCTGATGACCCGCCTGGGCTGTCTGCCCGTCCTCGGGAAATCTGCTGCGCCCTGA